One Ctenopharyngodon idella isolate HZGC_01 chromosome 9, HZGC01, whole genome shotgun sequence DNA window includes the following coding sequences:
- the dnajb2 gene encoding dnaJ homolog subfamily B member 2 isoform X4, translating into MPSSGSGGSSFPDDFPGFTFTFRSPDEVFREFFGGQDPFADFFDDFPFGGMHSGFHSSSSRLGPSRFFSFPSANADFTSFSSSLGGMGSMGGANFKSVSTSTRIVNGKRVTTKKVRENGQERTEVEEDGVLKTVLINGVEDEMALALELSRREQSSQPPRQSQQPLLHPPNNSSPNPALRSYSAAPFYHCPDASEDEEDEDLQMALAYSLSEMEAQQRAEDVISGAGGGRGKQPGDGNRKGDIQIKKYESEVTDDSDLSTPSSPENRLTEQSLARGSESLHPESVVQDKESDKMAANGTNVVKKKRKCQCVVC; encoded by the exons ATGCCAAGCTCAG GCTCTGGTGGTTCTTCATTTCCTGACGACTTCCCAGGATTCACCTTCACATTCCGCAGCCCAGATGAGGTGTTTCGAGAGTTCTTCGGAGGGCAGGACCCCTTCGCTGACTTCTTTG ATGATTTCCCGTTTGGTGGAATGCACAGTGGGTTTCACAGCTCCTCCTCCAGGCTTGGGCCCAGTCGCTTCTTCTCCTTCCCCTCAGCAAATG CTGACTTTACCTCCTTCTCTTCTTCACTGGGCGGGATGGGCAGCATGGGAGGGGCAAACTTCAAGTCTGTTTCTACTTCCACCCGCATTGTCAATGGAAAACGCGTCACCACAAAAAA GGTCAGAGAAAATGGCCAGGAGAGAACAGAGGTTGAGGAGGATGGGGTCCTGAAAACGGTCCTCATCAATg GTGTGGAGGATGAGATGGCTTTAGCTCTGGAACTGAGTCGTAGAGAGCAGTCCAGTCAGCCTCCCAGACAATCCCAACAGCCACTGCTCCACCCCCCCAACAACAGCTCTCCAAACCCTGCCTTACGATCCTACAGCGCCGCCCCGTTCTACCACTGCCCCGATGCCAGTGAAGACGAGGAAGACGAAGACCTCCAGATGGCGCTGGCCTACAGCTTGTCGGAGATGGAGGCCCAGCAGCGGGCAGAGGACGTGATCTCAGGTGCTGGGGGAGGGAGGGGGAAGCAACCAGGTGATGGGAATAGGAAGGGAGACAttcaaataaagaaatatgAGAGTGAAGTGACAGATGATTCAGACCTAAGCACCCCCTCATCTCCAGAAAATAGACTAACAGAACAGAGTCTAGCTAGGGGTTCAGAAAGTTTGCATCCAGAGAGTGTTGTACAGGATAAAGAGAGTGATAAAATGGCAGCCAATGGGACTAATGTGGTAAAAAAGAAGAGGAAGTGTCAGTGTGTGGTCTGTTAG
- the dnajb2 gene encoding dnaJ homolog subfamily B member 2 isoform X1 — translation MMFWECHEMLLQMTSRKHASEDSNILRLTVYLYKVSINSALPFKSLGYRKLALRWHPDKNPDNKEEAEKKFKEIAEAYEVLSDTSKRDAYNRYGRSDMPSSGSGGSSFPDDFPGFTFTFRSPDEVFREFFGGQDPFADFFDDFPFGGMHSGFHSSSSRLGPSRFFSFPSANADFTSFSSSLGGMGSMGGANFKSVSTSTRIVNGKRVTTKKVRENGQERTEVEEDGVLKTVLINGVEDEMALALELSRREQSSQPPRQSQQPLLHPPNNSSPNPALRSYSAAPFYHCPDASEDEEDEDLQMALAYSLSEMEAQQRAEDVISGAGGGRGKQPGDGNRKGDIQIKKYESEVTDDSDLSTPSSPENRLTEQSLARGSESLHPESVVQDKESDKMAANGTNVVKKKRKCQCVVC, via the exons ATGATGTTCTGGGAGTGTCACGAAATGCTTCTCCAGATGACATCAAGAAAGC ATGCAAGTGAAGATTCGAATATTTTGAGACTTACTGTTTACCTATATAAAGTATCCATCAACAGTgctctaccattcaaaagtttggg ttaCAGGAAACTTGCACTGCGATGGCACCCCGACAAAAACCCTGACAACAAGGAGGAGGCGGAGAAAAAATTCAAGGAGATAGCAGAGGCTTATGAAGTTCTTTCAGACA CAAGCAAACGAGATGCGTACAACAGATACGGTAGATCGGACATGCCAAGCTCAG GCTCTGGTGGTTCTTCATTTCCTGACGACTTCCCAGGATTCACCTTCACATTCCGCAGCCCAGATGAGGTGTTTCGAGAGTTCTTCGGAGGGCAGGACCCCTTCGCTGACTTCTTTG ATGATTTCCCGTTTGGTGGAATGCACAGTGGGTTTCACAGCTCCTCCTCCAGGCTTGGGCCCAGTCGCTTCTTCTCCTTCCCCTCAGCAAATG CTGACTTTACCTCCTTCTCTTCTTCACTGGGCGGGATGGGCAGCATGGGAGGGGCAAACTTCAAGTCTGTTTCTACTTCCACCCGCATTGTCAATGGAAAACGCGTCACCACAAAAAA GGTCAGAGAAAATGGCCAGGAGAGAACAGAGGTTGAGGAGGATGGGGTCCTGAAAACGGTCCTCATCAATg GTGTGGAGGATGAGATGGCTTTAGCTCTGGAACTGAGTCGTAGAGAGCAGTCCAGTCAGCCTCCCAGACAATCCCAACAGCCACTGCTCCACCCCCCCAACAACAGCTCTCCAAACCCTGCCTTACGATCCTACAGCGCCGCCCCGTTCTACCACTGCCCCGATGCCAGTGAAGACGAGGAAGACGAAGACCTCCAGATGGCGCTGGCCTACAGCTTGTCGGAGATGGAGGCCCAGCAGCGGGCAGAGGACGTGATCTCAGGTGCTGGGGGAGGGAGGGGGAAGCAACCAGGTGATGGGAATAGGAAGGGAGACAttcaaataaagaaatatgAGAGTGAAGTGACAGATGATTCAGACCTAAGCACCCCCTCATCTCCAGAAAATAGACTAACAGAACAGAGTCTAGCTAGGGGTTCAGAAAGTTTGCATCCAGAGAGTGTTGTACAGGATAAAGAGAGTGATAAAATGGCAGCCAATGGGACTAATGTGGTAAAAAAGAAGAGGAAGTGTCAGTGTGTGGTCTGTTAG
- the dnajb2 gene encoding dnaJ homolog subfamily B member 2 isoform X2: MVDYYDVLGVSRNASPDDIKKAYRKLALRWHPDKNPDNKEEAEKKFKEIAEAYEVLSDTSKRDAYNRYGRSDMPSSGSGGSSFPDDFPGFTFTFRSPDEVFREFFGGQDPFADFFDDFPFGGMHSGFHSSSSRLGPSRFFSFPSANADFTSFSSSLGGMGSMGGANFKSVSTSTRIVNGKRVTTKKVRENGQERTEVEEDGVLKTVLINGVEDEMALALELSRREQSSQPPRQSQQPLLHPPNNSSPNPALRSYSAAPFYHCPDASEDEEDEDLQMALAYSLSEMEAQQRAEDVISGAGGGRGKQPGDGNRKGDIQIKKYESEVTDDSDLSTPSSPENRLTEQSLARGSESLHPESVVQDKESDKMAANGTNVVKKKRKCQCVVC, translated from the exons ATGGTGGATTACTATGATGTTCTGGGAGTGTCACGAAATGCTTCTCCAGATGACATCAAGAAAGC ttaCAGGAAACTTGCACTGCGATGGCACCCCGACAAAAACCCTGACAACAAGGAGGAGGCGGAGAAAAAATTCAAGGAGATAGCAGAGGCTTATGAAGTTCTTTCAGACA CAAGCAAACGAGATGCGTACAACAGATACGGTAGATCGGACATGCCAAGCTCAG GCTCTGGTGGTTCTTCATTTCCTGACGACTTCCCAGGATTCACCTTCACATTCCGCAGCCCAGATGAGGTGTTTCGAGAGTTCTTCGGAGGGCAGGACCCCTTCGCTGACTTCTTTG ATGATTTCCCGTTTGGTGGAATGCACAGTGGGTTTCACAGCTCCTCCTCCAGGCTTGGGCCCAGTCGCTTCTTCTCCTTCCCCTCAGCAAATG CTGACTTTACCTCCTTCTCTTCTTCACTGGGCGGGATGGGCAGCATGGGAGGGGCAAACTTCAAGTCTGTTTCTACTTCCACCCGCATTGTCAATGGAAAACGCGTCACCACAAAAAA GGTCAGAGAAAATGGCCAGGAGAGAACAGAGGTTGAGGAGGATGGGGTCCTGAAAACGGTCCTCATCAATg GTGTGGAGGATGAGATGGCTTTAGCTCTGGAACTGAGTCGTAGAGAGCAGTCCAGTCAGCCTCCCAGACAATCCCAACAGCCACTGCTCCACCCCCCCAACAACAGCTCTCCAAACCCTGCCTTACGATCCTACAGCGCCGCCCCGTTCTACCACTGCCCCGATGCCAGTGAAGACGAGGAAGACGAAGACCTCCAGATGGCGCTGGCCTACAGCTTGTCGGAGATGGAGGCCCAGCAGCGGGCAGAGGACGTGATCTCAGGTGCTGGGGGAGGGAGGGGGAAGCAACCAGGTGATGGGAATAGGAAGGGAGACAttcaaataaagaaatatgAGAGTGAAGTGACAGATGATTCAGACCTAAGCACCCCCTCATCTCCAGAAAATAGACTAACAGAACAGAGTCTAGCTAGGGGTTCAGAAAGTTTGCATCCAGAGAGTGTTGTACAGGATAAAGAGAGTGATAAAATGGCAGCCAATGGGACTAATGTGGTAAAAAAGAAGAGGAAGTGTCAGTGTGTGGTCTGTTAG
- the LOC127519004 gene encoding tubulin alpha chain-like, with protein sequence MRECISMHVGQAGAQMGNACWELYCLEHGIQPDGQMPSDKTIGGGDDSFNTFFSETGAGKHVPRAIFVDLEPTVIDEVRTGTYRQLFHPEQLITGKEDAANNYARGHYTIGKEIIDLVLDRTRKLADQCTGLQGFLIFHSFGGGTGSGFTSLLMERLSVDYGKKSKLEFAIYPAPQVSTAVVEPYNSILTTHTTLEHSDCAFMVDNEAIYDICRKNLDIERPTYTNLNRLIGQIVSSITASLRFDGALNVDLTEFQTNLVPYPRIHFPLATYAPVISAEKAYHEQLSVADITNACFEPSNQMVKCDPRHGKYMACCLLYRGDVVPKDVNSAIAAIKTKRTIQFVDWCPTGFKVGINYQPPTVVPGGDLAKVQRAVCMLSNTTAIAEAWARLDHKFDLMYAKRAFVHWYVGEGMEEGEFSEAREDMAALEKDYEEVGTDSMGEEDEEGEEY encoded by the exons ATG CGTGAGTGTATTTCTATGCACGTTGGCCAAGCTGGGGCCCAAATGGgaaatgcatgctgggagcttTACTGCCTGGAGCACGGTATCCAGCCAGATGGACAGATGCCCAGTGATAAGACAATAGGAGGAGGAGACGATTCCTTCAACACCTTCTTCAGTGAGACAGGAGCAGGGAAACATGTTCCACGTGCCATCTTTGTTGATCTGGAACCCACTGTGATTG aTGAGGTGCGCACAGGCACATATCGGCAGCTGTTCCATCCGGAGCAACTAATTACAGGCAAGGAAGATGCTGCCAATAACTATGCCCGCGGTCATTACACCATTGGTAAAGAGATCATTGACCTAGTGCTGGACAGAACTCGCAAACTG GCTGATCAGTGCACTGGCCTTCAAGGATTTCTCATCTTCCACAGCTTCGGTGGAGGTACTGGCTCTGGCTTCACCTCCCTGCTAATGGAGCGTCTCTCTGTCGACTATGGCAAGAAGTCCAAGCTTGAGTTTGCCATCTATCCTGCTCCTCAAGTGTCCACAGCGGTGGTGGAGCCCTACAACTCCATCCTGACCACCCACACCACCCTGGAGCACTCTGATTGTGCCTTCATGGTGGACAACGAAGCCATCTATGACATCTGTCGTAAAAACCTGGACATCGAGCGTCCAACTTACACCAACCTCAACAGGCTCATTGGGCAGATCGTGTCCTCCATCACGGCCTCGCTGAGATTTGATGGAGCTCTGAATGTGGATCTCACCGAGTTCCAAACCAACCTGGTGCCCTACCCACGTATTCATTTCCCTCTGGCTACATACGCTCCAGTGATCTCTGCTGAAAAGGCGTATCATGAGCAGCTATCTGTGGCTGACATAACCAACGCCTGCTTTGAGCCGTCTAATCAGATGGTGAAATGTGATCCTCGACATGGTAAATACATGGCCTGCTGTCTTCTGTATCGTGGAGATGTGGTGCCCAAAGACGTCAATTCTGCCATAGCCGCCATTAAGACCAAACGCACAATCCAGTTTGTAGACTGGTGCCCTACTGGATTCAAAGTAGGTATCAACTATCAGCCTCCAACGGTGGTTCCTGGTGGAGATCTGGCCAAAGTACAGAGAGCCGTTTGCATGCTGAGCAACACTACAGCCATTGCTGAGGCCTGGGCTCGTCTAGACCACAAGTTTGACCTGATGTATGCCAAGAGAGCCTTTGTGCACTGGTATGTGGGAGAGGGAATGGAGGAAGGAGAGTTCTCAGAGGCCAGAGAAGACATGGCAGCTCTGGAGAAAGATTATGAAGAAGTCGGCACTGACAGCATGGGAGAGGAGGATGAAGAGGGAGAAGAATATTAA
- the dnajb2 gene encoding dnaJ homolog subfamily B member 2 isoform X3: MMFWECHEMLLQMTSRKHASEDSNILRLTVYLYKVSINSALPFKSLGYRKLALRWHPDKNPDNKEEAEKKFKEIAEAYEVLSDTSKRDAYNRYGRSDMPSSGSGGSSFPDDFPGFTFTFRSPDEVFREFFGGQDPFADFFDDFPFGGMHSGFHSSSSRLGPSRFFSFPSANADFTSFSSSLGGMGSMGGANFKSVSTSTRIVNGKRVTTKKVRENGQERTEVEEDGVLKTVLINGVEDEMALALELSRREQSSQPPRQSQQPLLHPPNNSSPNPALRSYSAAPFYHCPDASEDEEDEDLQMALAYSLSEMEAQQRAEDVISESDFQAFTG, encoded by the exons ATGATGTTCTGGGAGTGTCACGAAATGCTTCTCCAGATGACATCAAGAAAGC ATGCAAGTGAAGATTCGAATATTTTGAGACTTACTGTTTACCTATATAAAGTATCCATCAACAGTgctctaccattcaaaagtttggg ttaCAGGAAACTTGCACTGCGATGGCACCCCGACAAAAACCCTGACAACAAGGAGGAGGCGGAGAAAAAATTCAAGGAGATAGCAGAGGCTTATGAAGTTCTTTCAGACA CAAGCAAACGAGATGCGTACAACAGATACGGTAGATCGGACATGCCAAGCTCAG GCTCTGGTGGTTCTTCATTTCCTGACGACTTCCCAGGATTCACCTTCACATTCCGCAGCCCAGATGAGGTGTTTCGAGAGTTCTTCGGAGGGCAGGACCCCTTCGCTGACTTCTTTG ATGATTTCCCGTTTGGTGGAATGCACAGTGGGTTTCACAGCTCCTCCTCCAGGCTTGGGCCCAGTCGCTTCTTCTCCTTCCCCTCAGCAAATG CTGACTTTACCTCCTTCTCTTCTTCACTGGGCGGGATGGGCAGCATGGGAGGGGCAAACTTCAAGTCTGTTTCTACTTCCACCCGCATTGTCAATGGAAAACGCGTCACCACAAAAAA GGTCAGAGAAAATGGCCAGGAGAGAACAGAGGTTGAGGAGGATGGGGTCCTGAAAACGGTCCTCATCAATg GTGTGGAGGATGAGATGGCTTTAGCTCTGGAACTGAGTCGTAGAGAGCAGTCCAGTCAGCCTCCCAGACAATCCCAACAGCCACTGCTCCACCCCCCCAACAACAGCTCTCCAAACCCTGCCTTACGATCCTACAGCGCCGCCCCGTTCTACCACTGCCCCGATGCCAGTGAAGACGAGGAAGACGAAGACCTCCAGATGGCGCTGGCCTACAGCTTGTCGGAGATGGAGGCCCAGCAGCGGGCAGAGGACGTGATCTCAG AGTCCGACTTCCAGGCCTTCACAGGCTGA
- the dnajb2 gene encoding dnaJ homolog subfamily B member 2 isoform X5, whose protein sequence is MVDYYDVLGVSRNASPDDIKKAYRKLALRWHPDKNPDNKEEAEKKFKEIAEAYEVLSDTSKRDAYNRYGRSDMPSSGSGGSSFPDDFPGFTFTFRSPDEVFREFFGGQDPFADFFDDFPFGGMHSGFHSSSSRLGPSRFFSFPSANADFTSFSSSLGGMGSMGGANFKSVSTSTRIVNGKRVTTKKVRENGQERTEVEEDGVLKTVLINGVEDEMALALELSRREQSSQPPRQSQQPLLHPPNNSSPNPALRSYSAAPFYHCPDASEDEEDEDLQMALAYSLSEMEAQQRAEDVISESDFQAFTG, encoded by the exons ATGGTGGATTACTATGATGTTCTGGGAGTGTCACGAAATGCTTCTCCAGATGACATCAAGAAAGC ttaCAGGAAACTTGCACTGCGATGGCACCCCGACAAAAACCCTGACAACAAGGAGGAGGCGGAGAAAAAATTCAAGGAGATAGCAGAGGCTTATGAAGTTCTTTCAGACA CAAGCAAACGAGATGCGTACAACAGATACGGTAGATCGGACATGCCAAGCTCAG GCTCTGGTGGTTCTTCATTTCCTGACGACTTCCCAGGATTCACCTTCACATTCCGCAGCCCAGATGAGGTGTTTCGAGAGTTCTTCGGAGGGCAGGACCCCTTCGCTGACTTCTTTG ATGATTTCCCGTTTGGTGGAATGCACAGTGGGTTTCACAGCTCCTCCTCCAGGCTTGGGCCCAGTCGCTTCTTCTCCTTCCCCTCAGCAAATG CTGACTTTACCTCCTTCTCTTCTTCACTGGGCGGGATGGGCAGCATGGGAGGGGCAAACTTCAAGTCTGTTTCTACTTCCACCCGCATTGTCAATGGAAAACGCGTCACCACAAAAAA GGTCAGAGAAAATGGCCAGGAGAGAACAGAGGTTGAGGAGGATGGGGTCCTGAAAACGGTCCTCATCAATg GTGTGGAGGATGAGATGGCTTTAGCTCTGGAACTGAGTCGTAGAGAGCAGTCCAGTCAGCCTCCCAGACAATCCCAACAGCCACTGCTCCACCCCCCCAACAACAGCTCTCCAAACCCTGCCTTACGATCCTACAGCGCCGCCCCGTTCTACCACTGCCCCGATGCCAGTGAAGACGAGGAAGACGAAGACCTCCAGATGGCGCTGGCCTACAGCTTGTCGGAGATGGAGGCCCAGCAGCGGGCAGAGGACGTGATCTCAG AGTCCGACTTCCAGGCCTTCACAGGCTGA
- the LOC127519155 gene encoding tubulin alpha chain-like codes for MPSDKTIGGGDDSFNTFFSETASGKHVPRAIFVDLEPTVIDEVRTGTYRQLFHPEQLITGKEDAANNYARGHYTIGKEIIDSVLDRIRKLTDQCTGLQGFLVFHSFGGGTGSGFTSLLMERLSVDYGKKSKLEFAIYPAPQVSTAVVEPYNSILTTHTTLEHSDCAFMVDNEAIYDICRKNLDIERPTYTNLNRLIGQIVSSITASLRFDGALNVDLTEFQTNLVPYPRIHFPLATYAPVISAEKAYHEQLSVADITNACFEPTNQMVKCDPRHGKYMACCLLYRGDVVPKDVNSAIAAIKTKRTIQFVDWCPTGFKVGINYQPPTVVPGGDLAKVQRAVCMLSNTTAIAEAWARLDHKFDLMYAKRAFVHWYVGEGMEEGEFSEAREDMAALEKDYEEVGTDSIGDDEDGVEF; via the exons ATGCCCAGTGATAAGACAATAGGAGGAGGAGATGATTCCTTCAATACTTTCTTTAGTGAGACGGCTTCTGGAAAACATGTTCCACGTGCCATCTTTGTTGATTTGGAACCAACTGTGATTG ATGAAGTACGGACAGGCACCTACCGCCAGCTCTTTCACCCAGAACAACTCATCACTGGAAAAGAGGACGCTGCCAATAACTATGCCAGAGGACACTACACCATCGGCAAGGAGATCATTGATTCAGTTTTGGATCGTATTCGCAAACTG ACTGATCAGTGCACTGGCCTCCAAGGTTTCCTGGTGTTCCACAGCTTCGGTGGAGGTACTGGCTCTGGCTTCACCTCCCTGTTGATGGAGCGTCTCTCTGTCGACTACGGCAAGAAGTCCAAGCTTGAGTTTGCCATATATCCCGCTCCTCAAGTGTCCACAGCGGTGGTAGAGCCCTACAATTCCATCCTGACCACCCACACCACCCTGGAGCACTCCGATTGTGCCTTCATGGTGGACAACGAAGCCATCTATGATATCTGTCGTAAAAACCTGGACATCGAGCGTCCGACTTACACCAACCTCAACAGGCTCATTGGGCAGATCGTGTCCTCCATCACGGCCTCGCTGAGATTTGATGGAGCTCTGAATGTGGATCTCACCGAGTTCCAAACCAACCTGGTGCCCTACCCACGTATTCATTTCCCTCTGGCTACATACGCTCCAGTGATCTCTGCTGAAAAGGCATATCATGAGCAGCTATCTGTGGCTGACATAACCAACGCCTGCTTTGAGCCGACTAATCAGATGGTGAAATGTGATCCTCGACATGGTAAATACATGGCCTGCTGTCTTCTGTATCGTGGAGATGTGGTGCCCAAAGACGTCAATTCTGCCATCGCTGCTATTAAGACCAAACGCACCATCCAGTTTGTAGACTGGTGCCCTACTGGATTCAAAGTAGGTATCAACTATCAGCCTCCAACGGTGGTTCCTGGTGGAGATCTGGCCAAAGTACAGAGAGCCGTTTGCATGCTGAGCAACACTACAGCCATTGCTGAGGCCTGGGCTCGTCTAGACCACAAGTTTGACCTGATGTACGCCAAGAGAGCCTTTGTGCACTGGTATGTGGGAGAGGGAATGGAGGAAGGAGAGTTCTCAGAGGCCAGAGAAGACATGGCAGCTCTGGAGAAGGATTATGAAGAAGTCGGCACTGACAGCATCGGAGATGATGAGGATGGAGTGGAATTCTAA